Proteins from a genomic interval of Diospyros lotus cultivar Yz01 chromosome 6, ASM1463336v1, whole genome shotgun sequence:
- the LOC127804929 gene encoding uncharacterized protein LOC127804929 — protein MATSSHRLLLRLSILLGVLAIAATARPGRPFHPCKTLIFFTSTTSSSSHPLSRQNPNLAARRSVTFYITELRQFDPRPALADDRAFIDFDEVEEKRPLPFGLYSSAGASFRERTKDILNVVASLLFGVGCGFLTGSTLYLIWSLFASSSRDSDDKFDDYEEDVDDISPKKMGYVAIPAADAPAAAKEVA, from the coding sequence ATGGCGACATCGAGCCACCGTCTCCTCCTCCGGCTGTCGATCCTGCTAGGAGTCCTCGCCATTGCTGCCACAGCCAGGCCCGGCCGCCCTTTTCACCCCTgcaaaaccctaatcttcttTACCAGCACCACCTCCTCTTCCTCCCACCCTCTCTCTCGTCAAAACCCTAATCTCGCAGCTCGCCGATCCGTTACCTTTTATATCACCGAACTGAGGCAATTCGACCCCAGGCCAGCCCTCGCCGACGATCGCGCATTCATCGATTTCGACGAAGTCGAAGAGAAGCGACCCTTGCCCTTCGGCCTATACTCCTCCGCGGGCGCTTCGTTCCGCGAGCGGACCAAGGACATTCTCAACGTCGTCGCATCGTTGCTCTTTGGCGTCGGATGTGGTTTCCTTACTGGCTCCACTCTTTACCTGATTTGGTCCCTCTTTGCCTCCTCCTCCCGCGATTCCGATGATAAGTTCGACGACTATGAGGAGGACGTCGATGATATCAGCCCGAAGAAGATGGGGTATGTCGCGATTCCTGCTGCGGATGCTCCGGCGGCTGCGAAGGAAGTGGCGTGA